Proteins encoded by one window of Halorubrum ruber:
- a CDS encoding TlpA family protein disulfide reductase — protein sequence MTLETLAPAADVDADAFDDSVLAALGADDYVFKVWGGDWCGDCQRQLPEFGAALAAAGVPDDRIEAYPVTKGPEGKEGELVEAYGIELIPTVVVETADGEELARFVEEEAVSIAEYLADQLADVEATA from the coding sequence ATGACGCTCGAAACCCTCGCGCCCGCCGCCGACGTCGACGCGGACGCGTTCGACGACTCGGTCCTCGCGGCGCTCGGAGCCGACGACTACGTATTTAAAGTGTGGGGCGGCGACTGGTGCGGCGACTGCCAGCGCCAGCTCCCCGAGTTCGGCGCCGCGCTCGCGGCCGCCGGCGTCCCGGACGACCGGATCGAGGCGTACCCGGTGACGAAGGGGCCGGAGGGGAAGGAGGGCGAATTAGTCGAGGCGTACGGGATCGAACTGATCCCGACTGTCGTCGTCGAGACTGCGGACGGCGAGGAGCTCGCGCGGTTCGTCGAGGAGGAAGCCGTCTCCATCGCGGAGTACCTGGCCGATCAGCTCGCGGACGTCGAAGCGACCGCCTGA
- a CDS encoding ThuA domain-containing protein encodes MARVTVWNEYRHERESDVVADVYPDGIHAVVADALEEGGHEVRTATLDEGPEHGLTEEVLDDTDVLVWWGHAAHDEVRDEVVDRVHERVLDGTGLIVLHSAHYSKIFKRLMGTSCSLKWREAAERERLWTIEPSHPIADGIGERIELDETEMYGERFDIPAPDTLVFTSWFEGGETFRSGCCYRRGNGKVFYFRPGHETYPIYYDEDVRQVLRNAVDWAEPGDGPEPEFGNADPIEEIDASDDRTVH; translated from the coding sequence ATGGCACGTGTCACGGTCTGGAACGAGTACCGACACGAGCGCGAGAGCGACGTCGTCGCCGACGTCTACCCCGACGGGATCCACGCCGTCGTCGCCGACGCGCTGGAGGAGGGCGGCCACGAGGTCCGCACCGCGACGCTCGACGAGGGGCCGGAGCACGGGCTCACTGAGGAAGTCCTCGACGACACCGACGTGCTCGTCTGGTGGGGCCACGCCGCCCACGACGAGGTCCGCGACGAAGTCGTCGACCGGGTCCACGAGCGCGTCCTCGACGGCACCGGCCTCATCGTCCTCCACTCCGCGCACTACTCGAAGATTTTTAAGCGATTGATGGGAACCAGCTGCTCGCTGAAGTGGCGCGAGGCCGCCGAGCGCGAGCGCCTGTGGACGATCGAGCCGAGCCACCCGATCGCGGACGGGATCGGCGAGCGGATCGAGCTGGACGAGACCGAGATGTACGGCGAGCGGTTCGACATCCCCGCGCCCGACACCCTCGTCTTCACCTCCTGGTTCGAGGGCGGCGAGACGTTCCGCTCCGGCTGCTGTTACCGCCGCGGGAACGGGAAGGTGTTCTACTTCCGCCCGGGCCACGAGACGTACCCGATCTACTACGACGAGGACGTGCGGCAGGTCCTCCGGAACGCGGTCGACTGGGCGGAGCCGGGCGACGGGCCCGAACCCGAATTCGGCAACGCCGACCCGATCGAGGAGATCGACGCGAGCGACGACCGGACGGTTCACTGA
- a CDS encoding PHP domain-containing protein, whose translation MYDYHAHTNYSDGAFLRWMVDAAADAGLDGIGFADHCNVSPEPSARRYKRALGFNLDMTYERRREAIEAVREDAAIDVFDAVEMDYDPAHEAAIAEFLDDAGFDYAVGSVHDLDGANVHTRSHFADKSEAERRELVDRYFEKLVALVESEQFAIAAHPDLIERNPHLRGFATEDHYAAVANAFRSSRTVPEINAGRLLDDYGEFHPAPAFLDRLVDAGVEVTVGTDSHEPDEIAPRTREIEAELDRRGLGAVRLDQVAKKA comes from the coding sequence GTGTACGACTACCACGCCCACACGAACTACTCGGACGGGGCGTTCCTGCGCTGGATGGTCGACGCGGCCGCGGACGCCGGGCTCGACGGGATCGGGTTCGCCGACCACTGTAACGTGTCGCCGGAGCCGAGCGCGCGGCGCTACAAGCGCGCGCTGGGGTTCAACCTCGACATGACGTACGAGCGGCGCCGCGAGGCCATCGAGGCGGTCCGCGAGGACGCAGCGATCGACGTGTTCGACGCCGTCGAGATGGACTACGACCCCGCTCACGAAGCTGCGATCGCCGAGTTCCTCGATGATGCCGGCTTCGACTACGCGGTTGGGAGCGTCCACGACCTCGACGGCGCGAACGTCCACACGCGCTCGCACTTCGCCGACAAGTCGGAGGCGGAGCGGCGTGAACTGGTCGACCGCTACTTCGAGAAGCTGGTCGCCCTCGTCGAGTCGGAGCAGTTCGCGATCGCCGCGCACCCGGACCTGATCGAGCGCAACCCGCACCTCCGCGGCTTCGCGACCGAGGACCACTACGCCGCGGTCGCCAACGCGTTTCGAAGTTCGCGGACGGTCCCGGAGATCAACGCCGGACGCCTGCTCGACGACTACGGGGAGTTCCACCCGGCGCCCGCGTTCCTCGACCGCCTCGTCGACGCCGGCGTCGAGGTGACCGTCGGAACCGACAGCCACGAACCGGACGAGATCGCGCCCAGAACCCGGGAGATCGAAGCGGAGCTCGACCGGCGGGGGCTAGGAGCGGTTCGGCTCGATCAAGTGGCGAAGAAAGCCTGA
- a CDS encoding MFS transporter, translating to MNWRYRHTVLTLCMLAFFVTYFARLAISPVVPLIIDDFEVSNTAVGVALSGMWFAYGLSQFPSGILADRFGERRVILVAVGGTTAMSLLLAVVPVFPAFVLAAVLLGLAAGLHYAVATTLLSRTFDDLGTAVGIHSLGGPLAGLVAPVAATWVGVRYGWRPGVALAALVGVPIFVLFARRVRPTEPRRPDQSMAERLRLAPLLELIGRREVLVPLAVATLGTYVAQGVISFLPTFLVELRGYSPAFAGGVFSAFFVVRAGAQVGLGRLSDRLGRDASIAVALLGGALGLGGLVALPDLVELPAAVGLPALPTLAGLGVAVFLAGLGSSFFSAIDPRFMDALGDAERGAGFGLIRTVYTVIGSAGSVGVGLVADLFGWAASFAVIAGMSGLAFLVISVNALVGEGR from the coding sequence GTGAACTGGCGCTACCGCCACACGGTGTTGACGCTGTGTATGCTCGCCTTCTTCGTGACGTACTTCGCCCGGCTGGCGATCAGCCCGGTGGTCCCCCTGATCATCGACGACTTCGAGGTCTCGAACACGGCGGTCGGCGTCGCGCTCTCCGGGATGTGGTTCGCCTACGGGCTCTCGCAGTTCCCGAGCGGAATCTTAGCGGACCGGTTCGGCGAGCGCCGCGTCATCCTTGTCGCGGTCGGCGGGACCACTGCGATGAGCCTCCTGCTCGCCGTCGTGCCCGTGTTCCCCGCGTTCGTGCTGGCGGCGGTGCTTCTCGGGCTCGCGGCGGGGCTCCACTACGCGGTGGCGACCACGCTGCTCTCGCGGACGTTCGACGACCTCGGCACCGCCGTCGGGATCCACTCGCTCGGCGGTCCGCTGGCGGGTCTCGTCGCGCCGGTCGCCGCGACCTGGGTCGGCGTCCGCTACGGCTGGCGCCCGGGCGTCGCGCTGGCCGCGCTCGTCGGCGTCCCCATCTTCGTCTTGTTCGCGCGGCGAGTCCGGCCGACCGAGCCGCGGCGCCCGGACCAGTCGATGGCGGAGCGGCTCCGGCTCGCGCCGCTGCTCGAACTGATCGGGCGGCGCGAAGTCCTCGTCCCGCTCGCGGTCGCGACGCTCGGGACGTACGTCGCGCAGGGCGTCATCTCCTTCCTGCCGACGTTCCTCGTCGAGCTCCGCGGGTACTCGCCCGCGTTCGCCGGCGGCGTCTTCTCCGCGTTCTTCGTCGTCCGCGCCGGCGCGCAGGTCGGGCTCGGCCGGCTCTCCGACCGGCTGGGCCGCGACGCGAGCATCGCCGTCGCCCTTCTCGGCGGCGCGCTCGGCCTCGGAGGGTTGGTCGCGCTCCCCGACCTCGTCGAACTCCCGGCCGCGGTCGGGCTGCCGGCGCTCCCGACGCTCGCCGGCCTCGGGGTCGCCGTGTTCCTCGCCGGCCTCGGCTCCTCGTTCTTTTCGGCGATCGACCCGCGCTTCATGGACGCGCTCGGCGACGCGGAGCGCGGCGCAGGCTTCGGGCTGATCCGGACCGTCTACACGGTCATCGGCTCCGCGGGCTCGGTCGGCGTCGGCCTCGTCGCGGACCTGTTCGGCTGGGCCGCGTCCTTCGCCGTCATCGCCGGCATGTCCGGGCTCGCGTTCCTCGTCATCTCGGTGAACGCGCTCGTCGGCGAGGGGCGGTGA
- a CDS encoding peroxidase family protein — MDGDDRPLAGRVVVGERRGGDGDRIGYWTTGDDGGFVLDADGGVDVDDVSFTVRNPAGGGDEESVRRRDRPDGDEAALRLTVNAHNVAIHGGTEHRGMNDAACTAAGPVRSHRFHTQFPGLDPYERDEDLLRTLGGADGEADAPMMESPDDPVGDAETPAGYGIFGQFVDHDVTFDPTSDIDRRNDPAALRNFRTPALDLDSLYRTNAEAAPFLYDHETNERKLLTGEAAAPDAEDGGGLSGLPGTDLQRNEQGVALIGDPRNDENVVVSQLQLAFVNFHNRVVDHLRGPGSDLVEGGESVLEAAQRLVRWHYQWVVRHDFLPRICDRYVLDDIEERGRQHFVPPGRTPAIPVEFGGAAYRFGHSMIRHAFDVNDEVGEVPLFPTGAGDGRNLRGGRPVPSDLVVDWSRLLDTGDGDYQPARKTEPLLAPTLFDLPISGDSSLAVRNLRRAKALGIPSGQDVAARMGYDPIRNEAFGEDSPIMKTLRAHDRGADPDSPLWYYVLAEAEHQQDGERLGAVGSRIVAETLIGLIEADETAYPNAAPDDWEPSLPQPTPTERYTLADITEFAAEANPDGLVIHAVDAGPGSGVGDGSGGPLDESVTLRNAADDPIDLTGYVIDLDGQRDELPGATLGPDETLTVHVGSGTDTATDHYLGRGAPALDDEGEVVTVYGPGGERTTRRRYVG; from the coding sequence GTGGACGGCGACGACCGGCCGCTGGCGGGTCGGGTCGTGGTCGGCGAGCGGCGGGGCGGCGACGGGGACCGGATCGGCTACTGGACGACCGGCGACGACGGGGGGTTCGTCCTCGATGCGGACGGCGGCGTCGACGTGGACGACGTCTCGTTCACGGTTCGGAACCCCGCCGGCGGGGGCGACGAGGAGTCGGTCCGACGGCGAGACCGGCCGGACGGAGACGAGGCGGCGCTTCGCCTGACGGTGAACGCGCACAACGTCGCGATCCACGGCGGGACCGAACACCGGGGGATGAACGACGCGGCGTGTACCGCCGCCGGGCCGGTCAGGAGCCACCGGTTCCACACGCAGTTCCCGGGGCTCGATCCGTACGAGCGCGACGAGGACCTGCTCCGGACGCTCGGCGGCGCCGACGGCGAGGCGGACGCGCCGATGATGGAGTCCCCGGACGACCCGGTCGGCGACGCCGAGACGCCCGCCGGCTACGGCATCTTCGGCCAGTTCGTCGACCACGACGTCACGTTCGACCCGACCTCGGACATCGACCGACGGAACGACCCGGCCGCGTTGCGGAACTTCCGGACGCCGGCGCTCGACCTCGACTCCCTGTACCGGACGAACGCCGAGGCGGCGCCGTTCCTCTACGACCACGAGACGAACGAGCGCAAGCTGCTCACCGGCGAGGCGGCCGCGCCCGACGCCGAGGACGGCGGCGGCCTCTCGGGGCTCCCGGGGACCGACCTCCAGCGGAACGAGCAGGGGGTGGCGCTGATCGGTGACCCGCGCAACGACGAGAACGTCGTCGTCTCGCAGCTTCAGCTCGCGTTCGTCAACTTCCACAACCGCGTCGTCGACCACCTGCGCGGCCCGGGCTCCGACCTTGTCGAAGGGGGCGAGTCCGTCCTCGAAGCGGCCCAGCGGCTCGTCAGGTGGCACTACCAGTGGGTCGTGCGACACGACTTCCTGCCGCGGATCTGCGACCGATACGTCCTCGACGACATCGAGGAGCGCGGCCGACAGCACTTCGTCCCGCCGGGGCGAACGCCGGCGATTCCCGTCGAGTTCGGTGGCGCCGCCTACCGCTTCGGCCACAGCATGATCCGGCACGCGTTCGACGTCAACGACGAGGTCGGCGAGGTGCCGCTGTTTCCGACCGGGGCCGGGGACGGCCGGAACCTCCGCGGCGGCCGTCCCGTCCCGAGCGACCTCGTCGTCGACTGGTCACGCCTGCTGGACACCGGCGACGGCGACTACCAGCCGGCGCGGAAGACGGAGCCGCTCCTCGCGCCGACGCTGTTCGACCTGCCCATCTCCGGCGACTCCTCGCTCGCCGTCCGGAACCTCCGTCGCGCGAAGGCGCTCGGGATCCCCTCCGGCCAGGACGTCGCCGCGCGGATGGGGTACGACCCGATCCGCAACGAGGCGTTCGGCGAGGACTCGCCGATCATGAAGACGCTGCGAGCGCACGACCGCGGCGCCGACCCCGACTCGCCGCTGTGGTACTACGTGCTCGCGGAGGCCGAGCACCAGCAGGACGGCGAGCGCCTCGGCGCGGTCGGCAGCCGGATCGTCGCTGAGACGCTGATCGGCCTGATCGAGGCCGACGAGACGGCGTACCCGAACGCCGCGCCCGACGACTGGGAGCCGAGCCTCCCGCAGCCAACCCCGACCGAGAGGTACACGCTCGCCGATATCACCGAGTTCGCGGCGGAGGCGAACCCCGACGGCCTCGTGATCCACGCCGTCGACGCCGGGCCGGGGAGCGGCGTCGGCGACGGGTCGGGCGGCCCACTTGACGAGTCGGTGACGCTGCGCAACGCCGCGGACGACCCGATCGACCTGACCGGCTACGTCATCGATCTCGACGGCCAGCGCGACGAGCTCCCCGGCGCGACGCTCGGCCCGGACGAGACCCTCACCGTTCACGTCGGATCGGGCACGGACACCGCGACCGACCACTACCTCGGCCGCGGTGCGCCGGCTCTCGACGACGAGGGGGAGGTCGTCACCGTGTACGGCCCCGGCGGCGAGCGGACGACGCGGCGACGGTACGTCGGCTGA
- a CDS encoding MOSC domain-containing protein encodes MTAESTGPSGAVDALVTAPESGAPPVRRDAVEIRPDGVEGDRYRSGDGHFQLDACAVTLVAAEAVAAVREETGIDVRDGRHRRNVVVDGFGAEMDALLDATVAVGDALLRPTRRRPPCAHVEELAGEDGLASALRNRGGLCCDVVEPGRVAVGDPVTVREADPRTAGAAIAERLSEREQTAEAERTADRK; translated from the coding sequence GTGACCGCGGAGTCGACCGGACCAAGCGGCGCGGTCGACGCGCTCGTCACGGCGCCCGAGAGCGGCGCCCCGCCCGTCCGCCGCGACGCGGTCGAGATCCGCCCCGACGGCGTCGAAGGCGACCGCTACCGCAGCGGCGACGGCCACTTCCAGCTCGACGCCTGCGCGGTCACCCTCGTCGCGGCGGAGGCGGTCGCCGCCGTCCGCGAGGAGACCGGCATCGACGTGCGCGACGGCCGTCACCGCCGGAACGTCGTTGTCGATGGGTTCGGCGCCGAGATGGACGCGCTCCTCGACGCGACCGTCGCGGTCGGCGACGCCCTCCTGCGACCGACCCGGCGTCGGCCCCCCTGCGCGCACGTCGAGGAACTCGCCGGCGAGGACGGGCTCGCGTCGGCGCTCCGCAACCGCGGCGGCCTCTGCTGTGACGTGGTTGAGCCGGGCCGCGTCGCCGTCGGCGACCCGGTGACGGTGCGCGAGGCCGACCCGCGGACCGCCGGCGCGGCGATCGCGGAGCGGTTGTCGGAGCGGGAGCAAACCGCAGAGGCGGAGCGAACCGCGGACCGAAAGTGA
- a CDS encoding PLP-dependent cysteine synthase family protein, with translation MDDDILSTLGSPLVRVDAPTGTTVAAKVESRNPGGSAKDRPALYMVEAAEEAGEIEPGDRIVEPTSGNTGIGLAMVGATRGYDVTLVIPEGKSIERRRLMKAYGATVELVDGDISDAKERADELEEDPNTVQLRQFENPANPRAHYETTGPEILDQVGDRTVDALVAGVGTGGTLSGIGRSLREAFPDVRIDAVEPADNAVLSGGEPSVDDFQGMGPGFVAPNLDVDLIDEIHTVELDAAEAECRRLAREEGILVGQSSGASNLAAKDVAAELRESGEFAGEEPLVVTVFWDSGERYLTAGTFDE, from the coding sequence ATGGACGACGACATCCTGTCGACGCTCGGCTCGCCGCTGGTGCGGGTCGACGCGCCCACGGGGACGACGGTGGCGGCGAAGGTTGAGTCGCGCAACCCGGGCGGCTCGGCGAAGGACCGCCCCGCGCTGTACATGGTCGAGGCCGCGGAGGAGGCGGGCGAGATCGAGCCGGGTGACCGCATCGTCGAGCCGACCTCCGGCAACACCGGGATCGGCCTCGCGATGGTCGGCGCGACGCGCGGCTACGACGTCACGCTGGTCATCCCGGAGGGGAAGTCGATCGAGCGCCGCCGCCTGATGAAGGCGTACGGCGCGACCGTCGAGCTCGTCGACGGCGACATCTCGGACGCGAAGGAGCGAGCGGACGAACTCGAAGAAGACCCGAACACCGTCCAGCTTCGCCAGTTCGAGAACCCCGCGAACCCGCGCGCCCACTACGAGACGACGGGGCCCGAGATCCTCGATCAGGTCGGTGACCGCACCGTCGACGCCCTCGTGGCCGGCGTCGGCACCGGCGGCACGCTCTCCGGGATCGGCCGCAGCCTGCGCGAGGCGTTCCCGGACGTCCGGATCGACGCGGTCGAGCCCGCCGACAACGCCGTCCTCTCGGGCGGCGAGCCCAGCGTCGACGACTTCCAGGGGATGGGACCGGGGTTCGTCGCGCCGAACCTCGACGTCGACCTGATCGACGAGATCCACACCGTCGAGCTCGACGCCGCCGAGGCCGAGTGCCGCCGCCTCGCCCGCGAGGAGGGGATCTTAGTCGGTCAGTCGTCCGGCGCCTCGAACCTCGCCGCGAAGGACGTCGCGGCGGAACTCCGCGAGAGCGGCGAGTTCGCCGGCGAGGAACCGCTCGTTGTCACCGTCTTCTGGGACAGCGGCGAGCGCTACCTGACCGCGGGCACCTTCGACGAGTGA